The DNA window TGATATGTTATTTTGTTGAGAGCTCTTGATCATTCTTCTTGTACTTCGTTCACATCACAAGTATTGCTGATAATGGTATCAAGTTGTTTCCTGGTGCAATACAAAGTTATTGGTCTGGTTGAAATTCAGGTTCAAACTGTAGATGTCAGTTTTGTGGCACAGCTATAGAAAAGGGTGTCCTataaaacaaagcaaaaaataactacatgtacggTAATCCTTTATGGCTCTACcaataagataacattaatgcaaATATATGGGATTGAACCCCTAGCCTTTAAGTAACCTGTGTTCtgcgctgttgagatacattgttaggtggtcgtacctcctagccctcataATCAACATtacgagggctaggaggtacgaccagctaatgattATCTCAACAGCGCAGTAAACTGGCTTGACTTTACGTTAAAAGAAAAAGCACTTAAGAAAAGTTAAAACCTGGAAAAGCTCTTCACGAAATTTACACAGAACAgattaaatatgaaattacattttatgtatcTGCAAAAAGAATATTATCATTTATTAGCACAATCCAATCATACTTGGCAGGTTTTTATTGTCACTTCTCAAAGTTCATATTTCAACCATGCGTTGTAACTTTTATGTATACAGCAGATTAAATTATATGCCTTTCGATATGAACTTTAATATTTCTGAATTAGAATTTGAAGACTTCTAATTGCAGCTCTTTGTCACATATTACCTCATTAGTATTTTTATGACTTGAGCTCACatgggaatttttttttatagattgtTGCGTCAAGGTCAAAGAATGAATAGGGGCTTGAGTTTAATTGCAGAGTTTTACTCTTCAATTGTGCACATCTTCAATGCCACTCATTCCCCCATAATATTGCTTGTATTCACTCTGTTCTTCTCATACTTTTCTGTAAAAATTATCTATGCAATGCAACTGTTTTTCGCATCCAAGGTCtaattataaactgaaatttgccttttaaaggcccatgacTCAGTCCCAGGTGTTGTCATTAGTACTATCTTATCTGTTAAGCCATAAGGATTATGGATgagttttttcatttttttttgttctagaccaactttttctatagcatTGGCAGGAACTTTTCCTAGTCCAGTATATTAATCCTGGTCTGATGTGAGCCTTTAAGAGAGCAGATttaactaaataaaataaatggaaACTGTGATTGTAATACTAAGTCCATTGAAAGAGCTTGAATGATAAAGTCCAATATAACACTTGGCCATTATAGTTATGTCGATTTTTTTAGCATGATTTTCCTTGTGTAGATCTGATCATTCTATCTTTACTGTGTTTCATAACCCAGGTAAACAtaaagttttttgaccaaaagtcacATTTAAATCACACTTGCATGGTAACTGTGGGATGTTATATTTCCACCAATATCAGACCAATCTGTATCACCACCAAATATTGATCTGTCCAGTAATATTTGAAGTCATAGGTATTTGGCcaaaatcacacatctgtgatgccatcattttcatgattttggtttgaacaatttcccaactacagaCCCTCTATAATGTCCAAACCATATACGAGGACAGTCAGTCCTGTATCTCTTCCATGTATACTTTGCCACAtgtgcaaacacacacacacacacacacacacacacacacacacacagaaacacacatacaaacacatttcaccatgcctatagcactaccaGACTTCATTTATgctaacagaaaaaaaagaagtgcAATACATAATGAATATTATAGTACAGTAATGTGCAAGCATTTATTTCTATAAATAGTTCTGACaatcatattttaatacataaataagAGAATAAATagattaataaaataatttataaattgtTGAAAACAAAGGACATTCTTGAATgaaattctttttaaatatttggtATGAAAGCAAAATCTAATTTGGGCAACTGTCTTCTGCCATTGGTAATAAAAGAAGTCAGCTGTTATGTTATCATACACAGATACTTTAGATATTTGAATTAAGTGTAAATGACATGACTATGGAATAGATACCATTTCAGTGACATAGCTTTCTCTATATATTTTCATCTATGACAGTCTAGGTTTTCAGccttacatgtattatgacaCACTGAATACTCTTCATGAACTGGAACGGTTTCTCTTTGGCCCATACGTTGTATGTAAACTCTAACATTGTAAGGTTGAGTGTGACTTGAGGACAGATtttcctgaaaaaaaatgatatttatttcaaatctctccaaactttatCATATGAAAGCTTTTTCCTGattcttttgaaatgataaaagaaatttgggggttCACCGTCTTGtattcaaggaaatcaacaatcttttaATTTCACCATTACGTAGAGATCACACCGTgtatggtggccatattggatttcaaAATGGATAGGCTTTAAATATTAAAAGATTTTGTATAATGACCCCAAATTGAATTTTCTTGCTAAGTCAAAAGTGAAATCATAGGTGGTAAATATTAGGTAGGAAGTTTTATTGATAGTTTTGATTCaattataatgttaatataaattaaattttgaAGTTTCTCAGAGAGTGATATTAAgtgtttataatttataaactcaACTATCTTGTGGAATCTTTGATATCCATCATTCTTTTTACAGCAAGAATCGGAATAACATTTGACCAGATCATCTTATTGCATTTCAGTTATTAGTGCCTGTCTGTCCCTAGTAATAACCTCTGTGTATTGATAACAGAATATTGCTTGTTTACTCATTTATcacatatatatcattatgtaaatatacagtCATTTAGGTATCAAATGTTGATACTGCCCATAATGTTGCATTGATAGTTATTGAGACCCATCTAAAAATTCAGGTAAattaatttgtacaaatcattaGATTTATTATATGTTTAACAGTAGACTTTgccttattattattattatctttgttACAGCAATCGATGAAAACTGAATACATATTGTTTACGTGGAAAAAGATTTGTTGAAGTGATCATAGCCAATCTGTACAATGAGATAAGGGATTATTATATTATTGCTGTCTCTGTTTGTATGCAagtacatacacattattaaaTAATATCTGAGATGCTATATATCTAGTCAAACCAAAACTtgtctattatatatatatgtatatatacatttaaaaacCTTGCTATGGTGGTGATGCTAAAGTTCACTTTTGTgctgatatgaaaatatttcagttaaAACCCGACATGGAATAGAAATTAATGTcaatctgtttatttatttgttcaatgTTGAAATGACTTCTACACATGTCTAGGCACAGCTTGGAGCTTGTATGGATGAGGAACAAGACTGATTCCAAACACTTTATCCAGAGTTGGTGTGCTGTCACCTTCAGGTACTCGGAATTGAAAGCGTTGTAGAATTCCagtaaaaaatagaaataattcGGATCTGGCCAATTCTTCACCCGGACACCTCCGCCGTCCTGTAAGAGTAGAGAAGGTGATTAGAAGACATTACAAGAAATTACATCTTGTCTATATTTATCACTATGCTAgaaattctatatatatattatatgtgacAATCCTCATAAATTTGTCCATAATGAACTCAATTCATTTGATTTAAACTTTGTCTGCTTTGTATTATTAATGGTTATGATTTAGCAATTGtactttgattgattgattgattgattgattgattgatttggtCAAGTCTATGAACtagactgattgattgattgattgattgattgattgattattgattgattgattgatcgattgatttgGTCAAGCCTATGAACtagactgattgattgattgattgattgattgattgattgattgattgattgattgattgaatgattgattgattgattgattgattgattaattgattgattgattgattgattgattgattgattgattgattgattgattgattgattgacattcAGCATGAAGACTTTGAACTGAAATTTACCTGCAGAGAAGGTCATCAGGGCTGGATTATGGCTCACTGTACCATCTTCATTTAAAAACCTCTGTGGGTCGAATTTATGTGGGTCTTGCCACTGAGTTTCATCGACGTGTACAGAGTAAAGGTTAACAAATACTGTAGTGTCTTTGGGAATATCATAATCATAGAGTTTGACATCATCTAATGTTTTATGTGGGAAGGTTATAGCTGTTATATTGGCCAATCTTTGGATTTCCAGCATTGTGGCTTCGGTGTACGGCATGTGTAGTCTGTCTGCAAGAGATGGAAGGCGATCTTTGCCGACGACTTCGTCGATCTCGGCTTGCACTTTGCTTTGAATGTCTGGAAAGACGATCATATACAGGAAAGCCCAACGGAGAGTAACACTCATTGTTTCAGTGCCCGCAAAAAATAAGTCGATCAGAAGATAAAACAAGTATTCTTCTGTAAATGAGTCTTCCTTGGTAGCGTTGTTATTCTGTTTACGGATTTCGTCCAGGTAGGTATCAATGAAGTCCCGGAGTTGATCGTAGTTGATGGTTTCTTGGTGTTCGTTTATTACACGCTTGACGTAGCGTGTCATGATTTCATTGTTGGTGAAAACTTCCTTGATAGGACCACACGGCATGTATTTCAACCAAGGAAAGAAATTTACGGCCGATGCCGTGGTGCCGATCTCACAGAATCTCGTAATGACATGAAGCAGAGTAAGGAACTGAGTGTCTGAGTAATCGTATCTGGATCCAAAGGCGACAGAACACAAGATGTTAGCTATGCTCACTTCAAGAAACTTGTCGATTTCAAATGGTTCTAATTGTTTGTCCGTGAACGCCTTGGTTAGACACTCGATCTCGGCCACAACGTTCCGCTCCATCTCAGATTTTCCCATACCCAGTTCCCTCAAAGTCTTCAGCGTAAATTTTCTTTGCGTTTTCCAAGTATTACCATAATCGGCGGTTACGatacctaaaaaaaaattaaaaagtgttTGTTAATTCACAGTGAGCCCCAATCGTTTACGCGAAATGTTCTCAGATAGGTAGCAGTCTGTAGAACTATTACAAGTAAAAAAGACACTATTCTAGGACACTTTTTTCAAAGGTCAAATTTCCACCATCCGTGTCTTGAGATAGCAATGTCATTTCTATAGCAGTTTGCCTTGATTGGAATACACCTGTTCAATTTGTTTGTAATTCTCAAATGTTTTAAGAATCAATACACATTTGTACCAATCGTGATCCAGGGAATAGACACTGTGGACGTGACCAGCGTACCAATTGCTAGACGTAGAAGATTTGATCCACTGACGTCCATATGAAACACTTGAAGGTACCTAATTCGTAACTGTTTGATTCAGTACTTCATGTGTAAGTTTAAATGGGTGAGGACAAGGGCGATTATCTTTGTATATATTTCGTTGACGGTTGCATGTGATGACAAATTAATTGAAGAACAATGGTTACCATGCCATGAATGTCGTAAAATTCTAGTGTACTGCAAACTTGTGcgattgtttttcttttcaggAAACACACGTTTTGGACACACTACTTTTCAATAGTGAATAGAAGAGTGTATAAGACTCGGAGAGAAGTATATCATTGATCGCAACGCGTCAAGAGCACAGAAAGAAATCTCTTCTCCAGAAGCGGTATGCCTTACCATCGGTTGATTGATGCGAATTCTTATACAGTTTCAAAGTGTGCCGCTTAGGaatagtttattaaaatatatagttaattggtttttttaattatttatacaGCACACCATGTGTAATAATGGGCCCCATGTGCTACTGACTTCCCTCGCCATAAATCAGAAACTTCAGAGGCTTGGCTTTGCAGACGTAATCGTTTCCTATTGTCGGAAACGTCAGGTTTTAAGTTTCGTgttattatcataattttggaAATGTTCCAATCGCAGTCGGAACGTTATGTACGATTTATGAAGTACGCGtatagtgagtgagtgagtgagtgtgagtaATTCCAGTAGCTGTTTCCGTTAGCGTGTTAGACTGTTAGTATACACAACTCTGGCTGACTTGTCCACCACTGGCACACATCCAGTGGCGATTGTTTTTCTCGCTACCGTGTTCTAACATTAGAATTACGTGCACTTTGACAGAAAACGCGATTGACGAAATGGTGAACCCGCATTTTAAAATAGGCCTGCTGTTGTCCTGTTGGGCGTCAACTTGattatttaatgtatatttattagtATTTGTACTATTGTAGACACTCTACCCACACTGACTGAGGTTCACACAATAATAAGTGTGCTATAACTTTCTATATAATAGCAGGGAACACCAAACTAGACCAAACCATTTATCGGGTTAACCTATGATATTAAATATGCCGGTACTAGGTCAAAATGTCGCCTTTCAAAATTTCCGCTGTTTCAAAGCGAGACATATGCGTGTGTTTACATTCTGGCAGTAATGAATGGAATTGGGGTGCCGACATTATATTTGGACATTAAAAGTGTATGTACTGTGTTACAGTGGTAAATGAGGCTTGAAGGAACGGTTTGTACCACAGGAAACATACGGAAATATGATTGATAGACGGCGCCAAATTCTATGCTCAGATGTGTCCACCAACCTAGTACGGTACTGCTGTCAATCCGGCACAGTTGACTCTCCTGATAAAGGTTGATTTCAAAGTGATCACCATAAAAGTTATTCGATATTTGCTTTAGTCGAAGAATGAATGTAATATTAAGACCTTCTATATTATCGTTGTAACGTAGGCGTCTTGCTTTTTGACGTAGAAAATGTGTTGACAAACGCTAATTCTAATTGGCATTTGTAGGACAATGAAAATTAAACTATGGTATAGAAACATAGGTAATGGTATAGAAATCACTCAATTTAGCTCCAATATTGTGGTTGACACTATTCAATAAGCAGACTTCAAACCTTGCCTggtttatattgtattattggtAGTGGATACTAAAGGGCCCCATATAGTTACTTGTTTTTTTTAGCTCTTTACCTTTTCCCCCTATGGTTTACCGTATGAACGGAGGTGAAGAAAATACAACAATTGTGTTTTATGTTCATTGTTTCTGGTGATGTCTAATTAAAACTGATGTAAACATAAAAACCCAATTGTTGAACGTTACAGAAGATATAACATGCAACCATTGTAGATTTTCTTCTATCTGATGGTGCCGACGGTACAACCTGTTTCTTCAAACATGTGTTGACCTTGGTCAACTGGGAGTGTGGTACAAtgtatcattacatgtaatttattacCAGAAGTCATTTTGTAGACTAGTCGCGTTATAACGCCATCGAAAGGAATGAATACTACTATACTAGTAAAACTGTTATTCAGATTAAAGTAAACGCGTGATGTGATCTGCAATGGGTCGAGAGGTGTGCGCCACAGTGACGTGTGGACTAAGcactaataataataactttattacacaacGGTGTCATCAGTGAATACAGTATggtaaacaaaaacataaaacattaataataataataataataataataataataataataataataataataataataataataataataataacaacaacaataacaacaacaacaacaacaatgtttatatatagatataactatataagttttttttcaaaaatttggcAAGAGGAAGATGATATTGgattatatttaaaaaagataaattttTATTAGTACTAATAATACGAAATCGCGTCATATAGACATTTAGGAATATTCACAGGATATCGCCATCGGTAACTGTCACGATACTTATATAATGTTTATATCGTGACAGTTACCGGTGACGATGTTTTGTATCAATATTCTTGAATGCGTAGAGGAGcgaatattttgtatttacatgtaatagaccTATCCGTAGTCCACATGCGACTGTGGTGCGCTTCATAATTCAGTCAAGTGACGAGTAGGGCCTACGGGACAGACAACTATTCGGAGGGCCAAGCGTATCAAACTAAGTACACGTAAAGAGTGTGTTTCCTTTTTCATCTAAATGTTCTCGTTTTGAGCTATATATAAACTTGTTTGGAATTACATTTCGAATGTGGCCACGCTTAGTTTATATATTGAAAGTTGTTCTTTTAATCGCACGTACAAAATTGCGAGATACTGTAATATTCTAATAGTGGGAAACCGTTTGCAGTGGACGCAACCATTCGAGACATTTCCATAGTAGCGCTGACAATGAGACAGCGAGAGTGTGTACAGTGTAGGGGAGAATACCCTTAAAATGCCCATAGGTAGCGGTACACCAGATTACACGTGAAATTGTTTGCCACAAGTACAATTACATATAGAAAGCACACGTTAAGTTCACGTGTTCCAGGATTTCGGTAAGAGTGTACGCGTGTTTCGGACCCGGCATTGTGATTTTGAATCAGGGACAACTCACGCAATGTTATGCTATTGATTTCGTTATTCACTGTAACACATACATCTTGTACAAGTATGCATACCgtcattttaatattcaaaatatgccCTCGCGTTATATTCATGCATTGTAACGGTAGACTGTTACACGGCTAAAAACAAACGTGT is part of the Glandiceps talaboti chromosome 2, keGlaTala1.1, whole genome shotgun sequence genome and encodes:
- the LOC144452284 gene encoding cytochrome P450 2U1-like is translated as MMMHYFTFDFSTVLVFITTFLIILTWSQSKSRSGQKIDRNLKLPPGPKGLPILGNLLSLGTNPHLTFIEMAKKYGNVFTIKIASESIVVLNGYQAVKDALVKKSLQFAGRPKMALTEELTKGKGIVTADYGNTWKTQRKFTLKTLRELGMGKSEMERNVVAEIECLTKAFTDKQLEPFEIDKFLEVSIANILCSVAFGSRYDYSDTQFLTLLHVITRFCEIGTTASAVNFFPWLKYMPCGPIKEVFTNNEIMTRYVKRVINEHQETINYDQLRDFIDTYLDEIRKQNNNATKEDSFTEEYLFYLLIDLFFAGTETMSVTLRWAFLYMIVFPDIQSKVQAEIDEVVGKDRLPSLADRLHMPYTEATMLEIQRLANITAITFPHKTLDDVKLYDYDIPKDTTVFVNLYSVHVDETQWQDPHKFDPQRFLNEDGTVSHNPALMTFSAGRRRCPGEELARSELFLFFTGILQRFQFRVPEGDSTPTLDKVFGISLVPHPYKLQAVPRHV